The following proteins are encoded in a genomic region of Pungitius pungitius chromosome 17, fPunPun2.1, whole genome shotgun sequence:
- the nup153 gene encoding nuclear pore complex protein Nup153, which produces MTAIRRRNADRHSDERAMAATGGGKIRSRRYHIASKPYAKSKQQPSGLISRVTDTVKSIVPSWLQKYFKNEDAPEGAEDVLETVRNCLPPPPPNGSEEAPPPVDGCDSPEPSTSNMEPSTSRASLNFQDYVLSRPPLSRSHLQFPPLDASSPTLGASSSHFSQPSTSSAPGPFSTGFSLVKEIKDNLSQHEDDNISTTSGFSSRASDKDVPTSKTASPPQLWSPEMERTHCGPQPAQSSLRKPSFNLSVFGNSSNSSLNSTLLNSSQLGDSPFYPGKTMYGGASAVRTSRARPGTPYQAPVRRQIKAKPAGAQPCGVTSATARRILQSLERMSSPLADARRIPAAAAAAAASSPLSASMDGTNLDVSNFQSKRKRMDSSLPPVQKLVVPVAASVSGNRSVSFRPTLTPGGVSRTLDRTPRETPKRQSPQLSEVTPGPSKSTKIPSAPVYPLSSTPAASSVTSGGGKMKRERTSTRPSSKRSEEDEVAEVLDLPTISLPISTSALPSFSFSSPLPPLANTNSTAPNPTPVTPAKEVVTDKAPTISTPPCLPFTFSSPIVKATAASPPAFSPSAGFTFSAPVAKLGPSMSNGKLSSPIVAALKSATSKSPEDFDGLFKPAKALKQGSVLDLLKAPGFASPVAGTSPGPDIALLQTSTHTTAPSSSSAATTSTSLSSKGFSDVFKAPPGWSCDVCMVQNKPSETKCACCMAPQPSSSKSMDITPSAATSVGLESSSTNTTSTTTTNAGFGAMFSKPAGTWDCDTCLVLNKPDAVKCVACETAKPGTGLKPSLTLPSAFSAVKTVSPPTAPVSTVFIGFGDKFKKPAGAWECDTCMVENKAEDTKCVACMSAKPGASAGASSSASSAPVFGLGDAFKMPEGAWECDVCLVQNKAADVQCVACQAVKPGAKVEPKAFGSSAGGTSTSNSGGFKFGAPDSTSGSGSVGFKFGGSLKESSSSSSDGFKFGVPFGSSSSETTSKDTTASSGFKFGSSSEGFKFGTASSDDKKSDQSAAGSGFKFGASGGIAFGIGSSSTDGNSSKGGFTFGLSKPEEKTPDTTTTKPPRLSFTPPAASQEKGEGAVSSNDATSTTTTGSVFGSLASAAPQGGSAFGSIQTDKEPAAPTFTFGKQEEKEAAAASSAPSAFLFGAANKDADAAPPAAGNLGGFSFSKPSAPTEQTPPPYNFGKAADKSETSAAEAPKPSFSFGQSAADSSTALKPAFSFMAGNPTNATTSSSTTSTQSLFGTTNSINNTSSAQGPAPSGFMFGQTAAAPGDAPPAKAFLFGQGQDSQASAPSAAPLNSTPAPSPAQPFIFGAPATAAAPAAAAAAPPSFGFGAAAPTTASTSVPSAALSPFAFNPAPSGGFGANQNSSFVSTFGSPFTATPSQPPAFGAKPNTTPVFGQQTNSTPVFGVAANSAQGGGFQFGGASAFGATNNPSGGVFTFGAGGAPSPGPPANTSIAPQSGPPGGGFNFSQPPAFNIGSAKTFTAAPAGPQTIAGRKIKTAVRRRK; this is translated from the exons ATGACAGCTATCCGGCGCCGAAACGCCGATAGACACTCAGACGAAAGAGCCATGGCGGCCACGGGTGGAGGGAAAATTAGAAGCAGGAGATATCACATCGCCTCTAAACCTTACGCCAAGAGTAAACAG CAACCGTCGGGCCTCATCAGTCGAGTGACAGACACGGTGAAGAGCATCGTTCCTTCCTGGCTGCAGAAATACTTCAAGAATGAAGATGctcctgaaggagcagaggatgttcttgaGACAGTCCGGAACTGCCTGCCACCACCTCCTCCGAATGGCAGCGAAGAGGCACCTCCTCCCGTTGATGGGTGTGACTCCCCAGAGCCAAGCACCAGTAACATGG AGCCCTCAACCAGCCGGGCGTCCCTAAACTTTCAAGATTATGTTCTTTCTCGACCTCCACTGAGTCGTTCCCACCTCCAGTTCCCTCCACTGGATGCCTCCTCCCCGACCCTGGGGGCCTCCAGCAGCCATTTCTCCcaaccctccacctcctctgcccCTGGACCTTTTTCCACAGGCTTCTCCTTGGTCAAAGAAATCAAGGACAACCTCTCGCAGCACGAAGATGATAACATCTCCACCACTAGCGGCTTCTCCTCCCGTGCCTCAGACAAAG ATGTCCCTACTTCCAAAACGGCGTCGCCTCCTCAACTTTGGTCCCCCGAGATGGAGAGAACACACTGTGGGCCTCAACCAGCCCAATCCAGTCTGAGAAAGCCTTCTTTTAACCTGTCTGTATTTGGAAATTCCTCCAAT TCGTCATTAAACAGCACATTACTAAACTCCAGCCAGCTGGGAGATTCACCCTTCTACCCCGGGAAGACCATGTATGGTGGGGCATCTGCGGTCAGGACCTCCCGTGCTCGCCCTGGAACACCGTACCAG GCCCCTGTGAGGAGACAGATCAAGGCCAAGCCTGCTGGGGCTCAACCCTGTGGGGTGACCAGCGCCACAGCCAGACGCATCCTTCAGTCCTTGGAGCGAATGTCGAGCCCCCTGGCT GATGCCAGGAgaatcccagcagcagcagcagcagcagccgcctccTCCCCGCTGTCAGCA tcaATGGATGGCACAAATCTAGATGTTTCAAATTTCCAGTCGAAAAGGAAACGT atgGATTCCAGCCTTCCACCGGTGCAGAAGCTGGTGGTTCCAGTTGCAGCGTCGGTGTCAGGAAACCGCTCTGTGTCCTTCAGGCCCACCTTAACTCCTGGAGGAGTGAGCCGAACTCTTGACAGGACCCCCAGAGAGACG CCTAAGAGACAATCACCGCAACTTTCCGAAGTGACCCCAGGTCCATCTAAAAG CACAAAGATTCCCAGTGCCCCGGTCTATCCTCTGTCCAGCACGCCTGCAGCCAGCAGTGTGACCTCCGGAGGGGgcaagatgaagagagagaggaccagTACACGGCCTTCCTCCAAGCGCTCCGAAGAGGACGAG GTGGCTGAGGTTCTGGACCTACCAACAATTTCACTTCCCATCAGCACCTCTGCCTTGCCAAGCTTCAgcttctcttcccctcttcccCCGCTCGCCAACACCAACAGCACAGCTCCCAACCCCACGCCTGTTACTCCCGCTAAGGAAGTGGTCACAGATAAG GCACCAACGATCTCTACACCTCCCTGTCTACCTTTTACTTTTTCCTCTCCTATTGTCAAAGCAACTGCTGCTAGTCCTCCCGCCTTTTCCCCCTCA gCTGGATTCACTTTTAGCGCACCCGTAGCAAAGTTAGGACCCTCCATGTCAAATGGGAAGCTGTCCTCTCCCATAGTTGCAGCGC TGAAGTCAGCAACAAGCAAAAGTCCCGAAGATTTTGACGGGCTTTTCAAGCCAGCTAAGGCCCTGAAGCAGGGCAGTGTGTTAGATCTTCTCAAGGCGCCTG GCTTTGCTTCGCCTGTTGCCGGGACTTCTCCAGGACCAGACATTGCTCTGCTGCAgacctccacacacaccacagccccctcctcctcctccgccgccaccacctccacctccctctcttcAAAAGGGTTTAGCGATGTGTTCAAAGCCCCACCAGGCTGGAGCTGTGATGTCTGCATGGTGCAGAACAAGCCGTCAGAGACCAAATGTGCTTGCTGTATGGCCCCGCAGCCATCTTCATCCAAATCTATGGACATTACACCTTCAGCTGCGACCTCAGTTGGGCTAGAAAGCAGCAGCACgaacaccacctccaccactaCAACGAACGCAGGTTTCGGGGCAATGTTCTCCAAACCGGCAGGAACTTGGGACTGTGATACGTGCCTGGTTCTAAACAAACCTGACGCAGTGAAGTGTGTGGCCTGTGAAACGGCCAAACCTGGGACAGGGCTTAAACCCTCACTGACTCTTCCTTCTGCCTTCTCAGCTGTTAAGACTGTGTCCCCGCCTACAGCCCCCGTTTCTACAGTGTTCATCGGATTTGGAGACAAGTTCAAAAAACCTGCGGGTGCATGGGAATGTGACACGTGTATGGTAGAAAATAAGGCGGAGGATACAAAGTGCGTGGCCTGCATGAGCGCTAAACCAG GAGCCTCAGCGGGCGCCTCTTCTTCAGCCAGCAGTGCCCCAGTGTTTGGGTTGGGAGATGCGTTCAAAATGCCAGAGGGAGCCTGGGAATGCGATGTCTGTCTTGTACAGAATAAGGCGGCTGATGTGCAGTGTGTCGCCTGTCAGGCAGTCAAACCCGGAGCTAAAGTGGAGCCCAAAG CTTTTGGTTCATCAGCTGGCGGGACTTCAACCTCTAATTCTGGAGGCTTTAAGTTTGGCGCACCAGACAGTACATCCGGATCCGGATCTGTAGGTTTCAAGTTTGGAGGCTCCTTGAAAgagtcctcctcttcatcgtcaGATGGATTCAAATTTGGAGTCCCGTTTGGAAGCTCCTCATCAGAAACAACTTCTAAAGACACTACTGCGTCGTCAGGGTTCAAATTTGGCAGCTCATCTGAGGGCTTTAAATTTGGGACTGCCTCTAGTGATGATAAAAAGTCTGACCAATCCGCTGCAGGTTCTGGGTTTAAGTTTGGAGCAAGTGGTGGGATAGCATTTGGAATTGGCTCATCCAGCACAGACGGTAATTCTTCTAAGGGcggcttcacatttggactctCAAAACCAGAGGAGAAAACCcccgacaccaccaccaccaaaccaCCCCGTCTTAGTTTCactcctcctgctgcctctcagGAGAAAGGTGAGGGTGCTGTATCTTCAAATGAcgccacctccaccaccaccaccgggtCAGTGTTTGGAAGTTTGGCGAGCGCTGCACCACAGGGTGGCTCTGCTTTTGGATCCATACAAACGGACAAAGAGCCAGCGGCTCCCACGTTTACATTTGGAAagcaagaggaaaaagaagcagcagccgCCTCGTCGGCTCCGTCGGCCTTCCTCTTTGGTGCCGCTAATAAAGATGCAGATgctgcaccaccagcagccGGGAACCTGGGAGGCTTTTCCTTCAGCAAGCCCAGTGCGCCAACGGAACAAACTCCTCCCCCGTACAACTTTGGCAAGGCGGCAGACAAGAGTGAAACGTCTGCAGCAGAGGCACCAAAACCCTCTTTTAGCTTTGGCCAAAGTGCTGCAG ATTCTTCTACTGCTCTGAAACCAGCGTTTTCCTTCATGGCCGGTAATCCCACCAACGCCACCACTTCATCATCCACCACCTCGACGCAAAGTCTGTTCGGCACGACCAACAGCATCAACAACACCAGCTCCGCTCAAGGCCCCGCTCCGAGCGGCTTCATGTTCGGTCAAACCGCCGCCGCGCCTGGTGACGCTCCTCCGGCCAAAGCCTTCCTCTTCGGCCAGGGTCAGGACAGCCAGGCGTCCGCACCGTCAGCTGCACCTCTGAACTCTACGCCTGCTCCATCCCCAGCTCAGCCCTTTATCTTTGGTGCACCCGCCACTGCTGCCGCTCCTGCggctgccgccgccgctcctcCATCTTTCGGCTTTGGAGCAGCCGCACCCACCACTGCCTCGACTTCAG TTCCCTCTGCAGCCCTCTCACCATTTGCATTCAACCCGGCCCCCTCTGGTGGATTCGGGGCCAATCAGAATTCGTCATTCGTTTCCACCTTCGGGTCCCCCTTCACAGCCACACCTTCACAGCCCCCGGCCTTCGGGGCCAAACCCAACACCACGCCTGTCTTTGGACAGCAGACCAACTCCACACCTGTCTTTGGGGTGGCTGCTAATTCTGCACAAG GTGGAGGCTTTCAGTTTGGAGGAGCCAGTGCATTTGGTGCCACAAACAATCCCTCGGGAGGAGTGTTTACTTTCGGAGCAGGAGGGGCACCATCTCCTGGCCCCCCTGCAAACACCTCCATCGCACCACAGTCAGGACCACCTGGGGGTGGATTTAATTTTTCACAACCCCCAGCATTCAATATTGG GTCAGCGAAAACCTTCACCGCCGCTCCTGCTGGGCCGCAAACCATTGCTGGGCGCAAGATCAAGACAGCGGTGCGGCGCAGAAAGTAG